The window AGCAGCAGGCCGCGGCGGAGAACAAGATCCCGCGGATCTGGGATTACGGAAAGACCCGTTACGTACTAGACATTCCCGGGTAGGGCTTGGCCCCCCGGAGAGGGGGCACAGTGTCTTTCAAGCAGTGGGCTGACATGTCCGATGAGGAACGTGAAGCCGAAGCGCAGGCGGTGTCGGTGTTGTTTATCGGCCTGCCTGGTGTGGTGGGTGCCCCGCTGGTGATGGGACCCGACTATTGGGTGGATGTTGCCCGCCATCTGGTGGAGTGCGGTGTCCGGCTGGTGGCGGATTCGATCAAGCACTATGAACCGGGGGACAGCTTGGAGGCGTCGAAGGCTGCGGGGAAGTGGTGTTACGACTCGCATGAGCCGGATGAAACGTATGAGCAGCGGATCGCCCGGCTGGCTGATGAGGAGCATCAGAACTATCTGGCGAAGGTGGAGGAGATGAAGGCCCGCCAGGCGAATACGCAGGAGCGGGTGGTGCAGGCAGAGGCTGTGGCGTTCGCCGCGGAGGTGAAGCGCCGCAAGGCGGATGGAACGTTCGACGGTTCCCCGCACGCCGGCATCAACCCCGAAGCTCTCTAACCCAACAGAACTTTTCACCCTGCACCCGTTCGGGTGTGGGGATTCACCCATGCCCACAGGAGGCAATTATGGCTGATCCCGTTTGGCTTCCCGACGTGCTGCGCGCCGAGGGCCTGAAGGTTGACATCTATCCCGGCGCGTTCGAACGCGGGCACGGCGACTTCGGCACTATCTGGGGTCCGTTCATGCACCACACCGGCTCGTTCGGCGAGACGCCGCGGGTATCGCGCAGCACTCGTCTCTCGGGCTCGCGTCGCAACTCCACCTCGCGCCGAACGGTGTTGTCACGCTGTGCGGCGTCGGCGTCGCATGGCACGCGGGCACCGGCTCGTGGCCGGGCATCCCCGCGAACAACGGCAACGCCGTGACGATCGGCATCGAGGCCGCACACAACGGCACCGCGGCATGGTCGGAGGCCCAGTACGGCGCATACCTGAAGGTCGTCCGGGCCATCAACAAGCGCCTCGGCAACCCGTGGAACAAGGTCGTCGCGCACAAGGAGTACGGCGCGATCCAGGGCAAGTGGGACCCCGGGAACCTCGACATGAAGCTGTTCCGTCAGCGGCTCCTCCAGGCACCGGATAAGCCGCTCGTGGTCATGAACATGATCGAGCTCGAGGCCAAGGAGAATCCGTGGGTCGGCGTCCGTAAGGCGAAGCCCGGCGCCGGGGGTGAGCGCAAGGTCGGCCGCGACGGTAAGGGCCGGTTCGTCGAGTACGAGAACGCGCACATCTACTTTCACCCGGCGACCGGCGCGCACGCCATCCCGCACGGCGGCCTGTTCGAGGCGTACGCCGAGCGCAAGTGGGAGACCGGCGAACTCGGCTTCCCGGTGCGCGACTTCACCAAGCTCGCCGACGGCGCAGTCATGGCGTTCCAGGGTGGCGTGCTCTACCGCAAGGACGGCAAGGACCACCACGTCGTGAAGGGCGTCATCGGCCAGCGCTGGGCGCTCGAGGGCTACGAGAAGGGCCCGCTCGGCTGGCCGACGTCGGACGAGATCTCGAACGGCACGGGCGGCAAGCGTCAGGCGTTCGAGCACGGCGTCCTCGAGTGGGACCCCTCAGGCGCGGTGAAGAAGATCGGCGACGCCGCGAAGGATCTCACTCTCGTCAACGCGGCCGGCATCCCGCTGGCCGTCGAAGCAGTCGACCTCATCGCGGCCTGAGCCGCACCCACAGAAGGAGTTCTCGTCATGTCTGTACCCACCCCTCGTCTTGTCCTCGGCCGCGAGCCCGCCGCCTGGACCTCCCTCGTCTCAGCCATCCTGGTTCTGCTGACCACGTTCGGGTTCAACATCCCCACCGAGACTCAGGGCGTGTTCATGGCCGCGGTCAACGCGGTGCTCGGTCTGCTCGTGGTGATCTCGGTGAAGGAGAGCGTGTACCCGGCGCTCGTCGCGGTCGTTCAGACCGCGGTGCCGCTGGTCGTTGCGTTCGGCTTGAACCTCAGCGAGCAGCAACAGGGCGCCATCCTCGCGGTCTCCACGATTGCTCTCGGATTCCTGTTCACCCGCCCGCAGGTCACACCGAAGGTGTTGGCAGGTATTGAGCTTCCCGCTGACGGCGTCGAGCGCGAAGTCAACCTCGGCCGATGACCGTGACCTCGAGCGCCAGCGCTTGGATGAACCCCGCCGCGCTGAGTGACATCGGCGTGGTGGGGGTCGTCGTCGGCATGGCGCTCGTGCTCGGTATCGCCTTCGCCCGTGGCTGGATCGTATGGGGATCGGAGATCTCGATCTACAAGACCGCGGCCGAGCGCGACGCCAAGACCATCGCCGACCTCCTCGAGACCAACGCGCGCAACGCGCAGACGATGGCCGAGTGGAATGTCGCCGGCCAGCTCATCGCGAGCCAGTCGAAGGCACTGCGAGAGAGCTTGGAGTCCAACTGATGTGGGGATTCAAGACCAAGGGGGCGAGCGCGCACGAAGTTGATGCGCGCTCGAAGCGAAACGCGCGATCGGCCGAAGAAGCCCGGTCCGAAAGCGCACGGCTCGCCGAACGGGCGCGGCCGGTACAGCGGGAGCTTCGTGACCAGTTGGAACGCAACCACTGGGCCGAGCTGATCTTCGGAAGGCTGAACTAGTGGAGCTGATAGCCGACTGGGCACTTGTGGTGCTCGCCGTGCTGGCCACCGTCTACACCATCTGCTACGCCGCATGGCAGTACTGGTGGAAGGAGCGGGTGTCACTCATCTACCTAGGCAAGTCGACCCTGATGTCGCTGGTCTTTCTCCAGATCTCGGCGTCAGTGTGGGCGGGTACTGACTATCCGGGGCGGGCGTGGATTCGATTCATCCTGTACTCGGGTGGCGCCGTGATGATGCTCGCGCTCCTGGTGATGCTGCTGGTGTTGCAGTACAAGACCCGCCGTGACCGTTGGGCGGCAGGCGACTTCCGCCGGCCATGGCAAGTGTGGCGCGACGAGATCCGAGCATGGTGGGCAGGACGGTCATGATCGAACTTCTCTGGGTCGACGGAACTTGGGCACCCGCGGCGGCTCCCCCGCGTCGGAGGCGCTGCGCCGCGCGCTCGACCCCGCAAGGTGAAGTTCACGTATGTGCCGTACCCGGCCGACTTCGGCCCGGCGACCGGCATGGGCGACCTGTCGTATGAGGAGTCGAAAGCGATCGGCGCGGCAGCGTTGGATCGAGCTGTCACCGAATCCCGCGAACTCGTGGTCGTCGGCGGCTACAGTGCGGGCGCGGCGGTCGCAGTGAAGTACGCGCGCGACATCCTGCCTCGGCGGCCTCGCCATCAGGTGCTCGCCGTCGCGACGCTGGGCGACCCGCACACGCCGGTGCATCACGGCCGGTCCGGGATCGCCGGGGCGCTGCACGTCCCGCGGCCTCGGTTCACCGAGTGGGCGCCGGGTGATCCGATCGCCG of the Gordonia westfalica genome contains:
- a CDS encoding phage gene 29 protein family protein; this encodes MSFKQWADMSDEEREAEAQAVSVLFIGLPGVVGAPLVMGPDYWVDVARHLVECGVRLVADSIKHYEPGDSLEASKAAGKWCYDSHEPDETYEQRIARLADEEHQNYLAKVEEMKARQANTQERVVQAEAVAFAAEVKRRKADGTFDGSPHAGINPEAL
- a CDS encoding PE-PPE domain-containing protein yields the protein MKFTYVPYPADFGPATGMGDLSYEESKAIGAAALDRAVTESRELVVVGGYSAGAAVAVKYARDILPRRPRHQVLAVATLGDPHTPVHHGRSGIAGALHVPRPRFTEWAPGDPIADLPLGSPLRTVADLTGWMSVRTPEAARAWAFKTAERLAVAQPWWNPFRWPDFARAGEDIRNYLGTAHSTDYDGGGHAKRLARMIEG
- a CDS encoding DUF7620 family protein; this translates as MWGFKTKGASAHEVDARSKRNARSAEEARSESARLAERARPVQRELRDQLERNHWAELIFGRLN
- a CDS encoding N-acetylmuramoyl-L-alanine amidase; the encoded protein is MAQHSSLGLASQLHLAPNGVVTLCGVGVAWHAGTGSWPGIPANNGNAVTIGIEAAHNGTAAWSEAQYGAYLKVVRAINKRLGNPWNKVVAHKEYGAIQGKWDPGNLDMKLFRQRLLQAPDKPLVVMNMIELEAKENPWVGVRKAKPGAGGERKVGRDGKGRFVEYENAHIYFHPATGAHAIPHGGLFEAYAERKWETGELGFPVRDFTKLADGAVMAFQGGVLYRKDGKDHHVVKGVIGQRWALEGYEKGPLGWPTSDEISNGTGGKRQAFEHGVLEWDPSGAVKKIGDAAKDLTLVNAAGIPLAVEAVDLIAA
- a CDS encoding putative phage holin, whose amino-acid sequence is MELIADWALVVLAVLATVYTICYAAWQYWWKERVSLIYLGKSTLMSLVFLQISASVWAGTDYPGRAWIRFILYSGGAVMMLALLVMLLVLQYKTRRDRWAAGDFRRPWQVWRDEIRAWWAGRS